From the genome of Vulpes lagopus strain Blue_001 chromosome 2, ASM1834538v1, whole genome shotgun sequence, one region includes:
- the SPRN gene encoding shadow of prion protein has translation MNWTAATCWALLLAATFLCDGGAAKGGRGGARGSARGGLRGGARGAPRVRVRPAPRYGGSSLRVAAAGAAAGAGAAAGLAAGSSWRRAPGLGERDPDDGEDAAPGGNGTGRGVYGFRAWTSGAGPTGSPRLCLLLGGALGARGLLPP, from the coding sequence ATGAACTGGACGGCCGCGACGTGCTGGGCGCTGCTGCTGGCCGCCACCTTCCTCTGCGACGGCGGCGCGGCCAAGGGCGGCCGTGGGGGGGCTCGCGGCAGCGCCCGGGGAGGGCtgcgcgggggcgcgcggggggcccCGCGGGTGCGCGTGAGGCCGGCGCCGCGCTACGGGGGCTCCTCGCTGCGAGTGGCGGCggcaggggcggcggcgggggcgggcgcggccgCGGGCCTGGCGGCGGGGTCCAGCTGGCGGAGGGCCCCCGGCCTGGGGGAGCGCGACCCCGACGACGGCGAGGACGCGGCCCCGGGCGGCAACGGGACGGGCCGAGGCGTGTACGGCTTCCGCGCGTGGACCTCGGGCGCCGGGCCCACGGGCAGCCCGcgcctctgcctgctgctgggcGGCGCCCTGGGCGCGCGGGGGCTGCTGCCGCCCTAG
- the LOC121484790 gene encoding olfactory receptor 6-like — protein sequence MGNSTDALRTEFILLGFPELCHLRGLLFGLFLATYLVTVLENLVIVVTVRVSRQLHTPMYFFLANLSVLETLYISVTVPKLLAGLLARARTISFTGCLTQLFLFLSLGSSECFLLTTMACDRYLAICRPLRYPATMNRGLCLWLALGAWLGGFLASFVSVALISRLRFCGPNVLNHFFCDVSPLLQLSCSDTTAVEVLDFVAALAVLATSLLVTTVSYAHILATVLRIPGWARRRRAFSTCASHLLVVAVFYSTTIFMYARPRAASSIDLNKRVSVVYSLVTPLLNPVIYCLRNRDIREALAKLLRAPGPC from the coding sequence ATGGGCAACTCCACCGACGCCCTGCGAACGGAATTCATCCTGCTGGGCTTCCCAGAGCTGTGCCACCTTCGGGGGCTGCTTTTCGGGTTATTCCTCGCCACCTACCTGGTGACCGTCCTGGAGAACCTGGTCATCGTGGTGACCGTCCGAGTCAGCCGCCAACTGCACAcgcccatgtacttcttcctggcCAACCTGTCGGTGCTGGAGACCCTCTACATCTCGGTCACCGTCCCCAAGCTGCTGGCAGGCCTCCTGGCGCGGGCGAGGACCATCTCCTTCACGGGGTGCCTCACGCagctgtttctcttcctctcgcTCGGCTCCTCCGAGTGCTTCCTCCTGACCACCATGGCCTGTGACCGGTACCTGGCCATCTGTCGCCCGCTGCGCTACCCGGCCACCATGAACCGGGGGCTCTGCCTGTGGCTGGCCCTGGGCGCCTGGCTGGGCGGCTTCCTGGCCTCGTTCGTGTCCGTGGCTCTCATCTCGCGCCTCAGGTTCTGTGGCCCCAACGTCCTCAACCACTTCTTCTGCGACGTCTCACCCCTGCTGCAGCTCTCCTGCTCTGACACCACTGCTGTGGAAGTTCTGGACTTCGTGGCAGCCCTGGCTGTGCTCGCCACCTCCCTGCTGGTGACCACGGTGTCCTACGCGCACATCCTGGCCACCGTGCTGAGGATCCCGGGGTGGGCCAGACGCCGGAGAGCCTTCTCCACCTGCGCCTCCCACCTGCTGGTGGTGGCCGTCTTCTACAGCACCACCATCTTCATGTACGCCCGGCCTCGCGCCGCCAGCTCCATCGACCTCAACAAGCGGGTGTCCGTGGTCTACTCACTCGTGACCCCGCTGCTCAACCCCGTCATCTACTGCCTGCGCAACAGGGACATCAGGGAGGCTCTGGCCAAACTCCTCCGCGCCCCTGGGCCCTGCTGA